The Pseudomonadota bacterium genome includes the window GCTGGATCAGGGGGTGATCCACGATAAACAGGTTCGGAAACTCGGGCACTGTGCGCATTCCGGATCCCCCTCTGTGATATTTCACAGTCTTATGGAGGAAGAACTGCAGTGAATCAAGCCTCCGGATCCTTGTCTTCCGGTGCTCCCCTCTCATCTTCCTCTACAGGAACGCTATACACCCCGCCCAGCCAGCGGCCCAGATCCACATCCCGGCAGCGGGCGGAACAGAAAGGCCGGTGCTCCTGCACAGAAGGCTTTCCGCAGGCCAGGCATTTTGCGGCTTTCTTTTTCGGCAGCTGCGCCACTGTCATAATCTATCTCCCGCAATATCCTGAAGGGAAGGTCCCCGCCGCGTCCGGGTCATCTCGACCAGCCCCAGGGCGGTTATACCCCACACATGGCATCCGGCAGGATCACCCGCAACAGCCTCGCGCAGTTTTTCCACAAGTTTTTTCCTGTGGGCCACTGTTTTCATATTGAGGAAATCCACCACGATAATACCCGACAGGTTGCGCAGCCTGATCTGGCGAGCCACCTCCGCTGCAGCCTCCAGATTGACGGCCATGGCATTTCCGGCCTCCCCGCCATTCACATCAATGGCTGTCAGGGCCTCGGTCCGTTCGATGAAAAGCGAACCATCCCGGGGCAGAGGCACCTTCTTGTCCTGCAGCGCCGACAGGATTTCTGAAAAATCCATATTGCTGTTTTTGACGATATGGGCCTGCACCCCGTGATCCAGAGCCGCCCTTTCGGCAGGACCCGGGGCAGATATCAGAAGACGCGGTGCAGAGCCCGTCTGGCCAGAAATCCCTTTGGCCCGGACGGACAGGGCCCGGGCCTCAGCCTCCACCTGAGGCAAAGGCACTGACAGGGAGGAAACCCGCAAAATCCACCCACCCTCCAGCCCGGACAGCATATCTTTCAGGGGCCGGACATCCACTCCCTCATCTTTCAGGCGGCGAGATACTGTCACGCCCTCGCCCAGGGGAAGATGCACCAGGAAACGACCTGGCAGGGAAACATCCATGGTCAGGACCGGCGCCTTGTCCCCCTGCCCTGACGTTTTGATCTGTACCAGGATACCCTGCCCGCTGCGCAGGATCTGGCCGATGCGTTTTCCAGGTTCTGCCGGGCGCACGCTGCTGGCCGGCAGCATTCCCTCTGTCCCGTCATCCAGTGTGACAAAAGCCACATCCAGCCCTTCCACCAGGCGCGACACCCGGCCCAGAATGATGGCTCCGGTCCCGTCCGGCCTGTCCCTGCGATCCACATACAGGTCCGTCAGACGGCCATCCGCCAGGACTGCCGCATACAGGATATTTCCCTCCTCACCTGTATGGATCTCCGTTGCGGTCACTGGGCCCCCTGGCCACGCAGCAGCTGGGCCACCTCGAACAGGGGCAGGCCCACAATATTCGGATACGACCCCACAATCCCCCGGACAAAAGCCGCCGCCAGTCCCTGGATGGCATAGCCGCCGGCCTTGCCCTCCCCCTCGCCGGAAGTCACATAGTCCTCAATATCCTGGTCCGTCAGCAGCCGCAGCAGCACAGCGGTCTGCACCAGCCGGGTGCGGCTTTTTCCATCTGCCGTAACAAGGCACACCCCTCCGTAAACCCGGTGCCGCCGTCCGGACAGAAGCTCCAGGCACTGGCGCACCTGATCCGGCGTTTCGGCCTTGGGCAGGATCCGGCGGCCACAGGCCACAACCGTGTCGGCCCCC containing:
- a CDS encoding Maf family protein is translated as MKKHTLILASSSLRRLELLRQIGIRPSAVDPADVDETPLKKEIPARHALRLACEKAQVVAARHPGAFVLGADTVVACGRRILPKAETPDQVRQCLELLSGRRHRVYGGVCLVTADGKSRTRLVQTAVLLRLLTDQDIEDYVTSGEGEGKAGGYAIQGLAAAFVRGIVGSYPNIVGLPLFEVAQLLRGQGAQ
- the yacG gene encoding DNA gyrase inhibitor YacG, with the protein product MTVAQLPKKKAAKCLACGKPSVQEHRPFCSARCRDVDLGRWLGGVYSVPVEEDERGAPEDKDPEA
- a CDS encoding ribonuclease E/G, producing MTATEIHTGEEGNILYAAVLADGRLTDLYVDRRDRPDGTGAIILGRVSRLVEGLDVAFVTLDDGTEGMLPASSVRPAEPGKRIGQILRSGQGILVQIKTSGQGDKAPVLTMDVSLPGRFLVHLPLGEGVTVSRRLKDEGVDVRPLKDMLSGLEGGWILRVSSLSVPLPQVEAEARALSVRAKGISGQTGSAPRLLISAPGPAERAALDHGVQAHIVKNSNMDFSEILSALQDKKVPLPRDGSLFIERTEALTAIDVNGGEAGNAMAVNLEAAAEVARQIRLRNLSGIIVVDFLNMKTVAHRKKLVEKLREAVAGDPAGCHVWGITALGLVEMTRTRRGPSLQDIAGDRL